ATATGCTGAGTGACAGAATACAGACACAGATGAGTACATTCCTTCCTAGGAAATTTTGGAATAGGCAAAAGTGACACACTATGAGAGAGAGCATCTCAGTGGTTGCCTGGCACAAGAAGTGGGAACGATGAACTGCAAAGAGGTTAGGCAAAGCCCTTGGTGTAGTGGAAATGTTGTATATCTTGATTGTGCCAGTCACAACAGGGCTGTATGCACTTGTCAAAACTCATGGAAATGAACACTTCAAGTGGGTGCACATCATCTCATGTAAATTATACCTAGTTAAGTTCATTAAAGAAACACAATAAGACACATTTTCTTATGTATCCCTTCTACTCCATGAATGTGGTATGATTTTTTACTGTTTAAAGTAAATATACTGAATATTGTATTATGTGCATatactatcttttaaaataacttacagCAAGATATTGTTTTATCTATTGAGGACTCACttccttatatttaaaaagaggaTGGAAATACCTCTCTATGGTAGGTAGGatgaatgaacatttttataGATACTACTGTGTATAGAGATTTTACCTGTATATGGTTGCAAATACTATTATGTCTTAGGCATTAAGGATCTGCCAGGTGTGTACCAcagagagtaaaataaaaaaccataTGAGCTGaagctaaattttaattttgtctgtACATTCAACTCATATTGTATGGAAATATTATGTCTTTGGGCCTCATTTAATtatcagaaatgtatttttacatgAAAGAAAATGCTAATCTCTATGGTGAGCCCCATAAAAAAATTGCTGCTGTCCCCACTGCAGGGAATGGCAACACTAATGGAAAAGAAATTTCTTCTGGACTTGTTCATAGAAGCTTTTGTTTTACATGAAAATACTACATGTTTCTTATTTTAGAGATGTCGCTGAAACATTGCAAATCAGTGTACTAACTGCCAGGGGAAAAAATCCATAGTCATACTTCTTAAAAATACCTCATATGATACCATGACATATGGCAAAGTCACCAGCATCCACAGTTGTAAAGCCAGACAGTATTTGTGTGTGGTGAACATGAGGCTATGGACGGGGAGTATCTAAATGGTAGGGACCAGGTCAGTGGCATCTCTTCTTGTCTCCAGCCTCATTGGCACATAGATGCTCGGTATAGCttaggtgaatgaatgaatgaattgaatgaatgaatgactgccACCTTCACCACATCTAGGAcccttcttcatttcttctgcCCCAGACACATGAACCCTACAGAAACCTATATCCTGCAGGACAAACCACCCCACAGGTCAAGAAGAGGCCGTGACTCGGACCAGGCCTGGAGTGACCAGCTGCCTGGTGTAAACAGGTGTGCACAGAAAAGCACCTCAGAGTGGAAGGACTTTAGACGTGGGGTTCGCATGTCTCAGATGGCCCCGAAGGTACTGATTCAGGCTCTGGTGCTCCTGGGCGGCAAGACTCAGATTCTGCTCCATCTCCTCCCCTCTCTGGGCGGGTCTCTGGCATCTCTGGCCCATGAGGGTCAATCTGTGTGGAGCGGACAAGCTCTGAGCACGTGTGGGTCTGAGGTTCCTCTTCCATGCAGGGCTGAGGTCTCCTGCTCCTCCCCAGCTTCCTGTCCGGCCCTGTAGCCCTTCCCCTTCactcccttcctcttctctgctCACACAGGAAGCCCAGGAAGCCTCTTCCTCAGacatgctgctgctgctactgctgcccCTGCTGTGGGCAGGTGAGTGGCTGTGGGGAGAGGGGTTGTCGGGCTGGGCCAAGCTGACCCTTGTTTCCCCACAGGGGCCCTGGCTATGGATCCAAATATCTGGCTGCAAGTGCAGGAGTCAGTGACGGTACAGGAGGGTTTGTGCGTCCTCGTGCCCTGCACTTTCTCCCATCCCATACTCTACCACACCAGGAATTCCTCAGTTCATGGTTACTGGTTCCGGGAAGGAGCCATTGTATCCTGGGACTCCCCAGTGGCCACAAACAAGCTAGATCAAGAAGTACAGGAGGAGACTCAGGGCCGATTCCACCTCCTTGGGGATCCCAGTAGGAACAACTGCTCCCTGAGCATCGTAGATGCCAGGAGGATGGATAATGGTTCATACTTCTTTCGGATGGAGAGAGGAAGTACGGAACACAGTTACATATCTACCCAGCTCTCTGTGCATGTGACAGGTGAGGCATAGGCTCCAGAAGCAGCCACAAGGGAAGGTCAAAGGGACCTCAGGACAGGGCTTGGGATGGGACCCATGTCCTGGAAGGGGGTTGGGAATGAAGCCTGTCAGACTCAGGGGAGGACCCAGACCAGAACCCGAGCTTCCCTCAGGGCTGTACCTCAGACACCCCTTCCTGATCCTGCATCCCCGTTTCCTCACCAGCCCTGACCCACAGGCCCAACATCTTCATCCCGAGGACCCTGGAATCTGGCCACCCCAGGAACCTGACCTGCTCTGTGCCCTGGGCCTGTAAGCAGGGGACGCCCCCAATCTTCTCCTGGATGTCAGctgcccccatctccctgggTCCCAGGACCCTCCACTCCTCAGCGCTCACGATCATCCCATGGCCCCAGGACCACGGCACCAACCTCACCTGTCAAGTGACGTTCCCCGGAGCTGGTGTGACCACGGAGAGAACCATCCAGCTCAGTGTCTCCTGTGAGTGCTGGGCCAGGACGCGTGGTCCCTGAGGGTGTGATGGGGGGAGGACCAGGAGAGAGGAGCACCGGGACTGGGGCCACTGGTGGCTGTGTCCTACAGGCCTGGCTGAGTAGAAGACCTAGGACACAAGCCCTGTCTTTCTACATTTCTGTGGCTTCTGGGGTAGGGAAGGAGTGCCGCCCTTATCTCACCCTCACCCCAGCTGAATGGGAAATCCTCTCTTGTTGTCCTAGATGCTCTAGGGAACCTAAAGATTGGTGTCTCCCTAGGAGAAGGCACAGGTAGGATAGAAACTCCCTCCTTGGGAAGAAGAGACCTTCAGCTCAGGGCAGGGGTGGGCCTCTCCTCATCCTGACCTCACCTCATCCTGGTGATCTGACACCCTTTTGTGGGTGAACCAAGGCCCCATTCCCATCCTCAGCCCCCATGGCCACCTGATTACCTGTCCCCATTGCCCCCTCACTCCCCTCAGACCCCACACACAACCCCCTCAACCCCACAACAAGGGCAGGGTGATATTCACACACAGACCCAGCCTTTCAGCTTCCCTACATTCATCACCTGAACACGCCTCCTGCCTCCTCTTTCTATTTCCCCGTGTAGTTCTGACCTAAGTGCTTCTGGACAGTCTCATGGGCAAAAATTTAACAATGCACGGCAGAGTCTGTCCTCAGATGTCCATCCTCCTCCCCAGAACTGACCAGTGTCCACCCTGGCTGCTCTGAGCCTTGGTGTGTTCACCTGAAGGATCTCACAGGTCATTTGGCATCAACAGTATAGACTGTTCTTATCCTCCTGTAGGACGCCTGTGGTATTCCATTGCACGAATAGAAATTCTGTATAAATCTTCTGCTCCTGGAAAAGCATGGCATTGATTCTGTTCTACCAACAGACACACTGCAATGAATAATCTTGTATCTACTTCAGCAAGTGTATGCCTATGTATGTGGGATCTGTTCCTAAATGCAAAATAGCTAGCTTATATGTTCTTTTTAACCTTGTGAAATACGGCAAAATTTTTCTCAATCAAGAGTGGGCAAGCTGACATTCCCAAAAGTAAGGGGTCAAAGTGCTTGTTTTCATCAACCCAGTGTGGAAGGAGACCTTTTGATTTTTGCCAATGTCAGGTGAAAATTGTGTCCGTATAGTTTTTATTAGataaaaattcacataacattaaattcaccattttaatcattttaaattgtaTGATAAAATGGCTTTTAGAATGCTCACAATGTTCTTGAACCAtcccactatctaattccagaacattttaatcactcaaaaaaaaacctctgtgaCTTTTTGAGGAAATACCAGACTGTTGTCCACAGTGTAAGCACCACTGTATGTTGCACCACCAATGGGTTTGGGTTgcaatttctccatattcttgcaaaaattctcatttttcttttcttttcttttttttttttttttgttttgttttttgttttttgagattgaagtctcactctgtcgtccaggctggagcacagtgacacaatctcgatccactgcaacctccacctcccaggtccaagcaattctcgtgcctcagcctcccaagtagctgagattacaggcacccaccacaatgcccggctattttcttttttttttttagtagagacggggtttccccatgttggctaggctgatatcgaactcctgacctcaagtaatctgcctgcctcggcctcccaaattgctgggattacaggtgtgagccactgcacccagcctcatttttctttttctttttttgatacagggtctcgctctgtcacccaggctggactgcagtggtgcaatctcacctcactgcaacctcacctcccagattcaagcaattctcctgcctcagtctcctgagtagctgggattacaggcatgtactaccacgcacggataattttcgtatttttagtagaaatggggtttcaccatgttgtccagactggtctcaaactcctgaccttaggtgatccacccgcctcggcctcttaaagtgctgggattacaggcatgagccaccatgcccagcctcatttttctttttctttttcttttttttttttcttttcttttttggatggagtctcactctgtcacctaggctggagtgcaatggcgtgatctcagcttactgcaatctctgcctctgggttcaagcaattctcctgcctcagcctcctgagtagctgggattacaggcgcatgacaccaagcccagctattttttgtatttttagtagagacagggtttcaccatgttggtcaggctggtctcgaatttctgacctcatgatctgcccaccttggcctcccaaagtgctgggattacaggtgtgagcaccgtgccaggcctcatttttgttttttgaaagatgTATAGCCTAATAGTGAGTGTAAGGTACATCATTGTAGATTTAATATGCATTAACATAATgatgaatgatgttgagcatattttcatggtCTTATtgattatttatatctttttggtaaaagttttatttaagtcctttgtccattttttcattGGGTAATTTGGGTTGTTTGTAATTTGAGTTGTAAGTGCTCTTTATATATGTTGGATACTAGACCCTTACCAAATCCATGATTTGCTAATATATGCTCCCATTTTGTGAGCTATCATTTCACTTTTCTGATAGTGT
This portion of the Pongo abelii isolate AG06213 chromosome 20, NHGRI_mPonAbe1-v2.0_pri, whole genome shotgun sequence genome encodes:
- the LOC100939904 gene encoding myeloid cell surface antigen CD33-like; the encoded protein is MLLLLLLPLLWAGALAMDPNIWLQVQESVTVQEGLCVLVPCTFSHPILYHTRNSSVHGYWFREGAIVSWDSPVATNKLDQEVQEETQGRFHLLGDPSRNNCSLSIVDARRMDNGSYFFRMERGSTEHSYISTQLSVHVTALTHRPNIFIPRTLESGHPRNLTCSVPWACKQGTPPIFSWMSAAPISLGPRTLHSSALTIIPWPQDHGTNLTCQVTFPGAGVTTERTIQLSVSYALGNLKIGVSLGEGTGKSRPVTNVVLVAIGEAAVKILLLCLCLTFLSVRSCRRKVAKAAAAVEAENTAMG